From the genome of Xiphophorus couchianus chromosome 15, X_couchianus-1.0, whole genome shotgun sequence:
agtggacagctccgcacctctcttcacccgagtgtccaagacatacggccgcagatccgatgaaacgatgacaaagtcgatcatcgaactgcggcctagggtgtcctggtgccaagtgcacatatggagacccttatgcttgaacatggtgttcgttatggacaatccatggcgagcacagaagtccagcaacagaacaccgctcgagttcaggtcgggcgggccgttcctcccaaccacgcccctccaggtctcactgtcgttgcccacgtgagcgttgaagtcccccagcagaacaagggagtccccaggaggagcactctccagtaccccctctaaggactccaaaaagggtgggtaatctgaactgtcgttcggcccgtaagcacaaacgacagtcagaacccgtccccctaCCCGTatgcggagggatgctaccctctcgttcaccggggtaaaccccaacgtacaggcgccgagatggggagcaacaagtatgcccactcctgcccgacgtctctctccctgggcaactccagagtggaagtatgtccagcccctctcaaggagactggttccagaaccagagccatgcgtcgaggtgagaccgactatttctagccggaacctctcgacctcacgcactagctccggctccttccccaccagagaggtgacattccacgtcccaagagccagtttctgcaaccgaggatcggaccgccagggtcccctcccttggccgccacccatcacacagtgcacccgacccctttggcccctcccacgggtggtgggcccatgggagggggggcccatgtttcctcttcgggctgagcccggccgggctccatgggtaaaagcccggccaccagacgctcgccatcgtgccccccctccaggcctggctccagagtggggccccggtgacccgcgtccgggcgagggaacaccaagtccaaggttttctttcatcattggggtcttcgggctgcactttgtctggtccctcacctaggacctgtctgccttgggtgaccctaccaggggcatgaagccccagacagcatagctcctaggatcattggggcactcaaacccctccaccacgataaggtggcagcccatggaggagggtttacctggttaaataaaggaaaatagaaatagaataTATAAATAGACCTGTATTTTAGCGTAGCTGTAATTTCATtttgtcaggtctaaatacctattagagacaatttaaacaaacacaggaaagacaagagagttagattctttgtttctcgcgaggagaacggacagagatgtgctttcagttacaaatctccaaccgctctgaaacacatctggccgctcctctctttttattactcTCAGAAACCCTCGTACATTGGGCGCTTTGCAACTTCTAAAAGGGAGGGgcaaaacaatttatcacatagttgcagcgctaatgacTTTTACTAtttagacacatgttatctacactctaaatcCCTCTGCTCCATTCGAGTACCAGACACGGCCGGCATTGAGTAAAACAAGTTGTATATCACACAGgagagcagagtttattgctGGGCAATAAACTCTGCTAGAAGAGTTGTCTCCGCTATCTCCCAGGCTTTGCTGATGGCATCTCAAGGAagtcacaggaaggaatcaaagttatttaacacacagaaacattatctaaatgtaactacaagactacatgatacaacgaatatttgataatactaataatacaatttacccaacacatttatttttcacatacatttgtaacaatttttttctttcaggatctCTGTGTGAAATGTCCAAAGTTGACATTGTGATGCTAGTGGACGGTTCTGAGAGTATTTCCAACAGAGAATTTCATGAAATGAAAGCATTTATATCCCAGGTAGTTCAGAACCTCCCCATTGGTCCCAACCAAGTGCAAATAGGTattactttattatcatttaaaaatgtcattaatgtGCTAATTTAGTTTATCTAATATGCCAGTATTGGTCAATAttgttgttaaaatatatttttgctccatgtttctgtctgatttGATCTATTCATGTCTGGGTTTTTTAGGTTTGACTCAGTTCAGTACCTACAGTAAAACCGAGTTGGACCTGAACAGCCACGATAACAATCAGACTCTGCTGCAGGCCATTGATGCAATTCAACACATGAAAGGACTCACAAAAACGGGTCAGTATTGAGGACTCAGGATCTGAGTGGATCACAACTAAAAACAGGAACTTTGTCCATTTCTTCTGTTAGTCTCGCTGGAACAATATTAAATAGAAGAAGCAGTTGTGCaatattgaccctttgcaactacgtcacttaATCACTGGAGGCGCTGTGGTGAACATGGGAAGTTAGGATCGGGAGTATTGAACAAatgactgaaattgttttcccaagttgttttgccagtttattcatggcttctacTACAAGTCCACACCTGGTTAGGGCTCATAGAAGACAGTATTTACCAAAAATTGAAATAGCTAGCTTAGTAACGGACCGATACCGTGAACCAGACGTGATCAAAATGCcaactttgcctgaattcacaccacatgatttatatcaGTATGTCATTAACAGCGTCTCCCTTTACACTTTAGCAACCTTACAAGTTTACAAAAGACAACATGCTAaccagtttgtttctgttttaaagtgaaagcaaataaaagcgATATTAGACATGTCTATTTAAGTACAGAAGCTTCTGAATATTTCCTGGGTCACATCAGCACAAATTCCAATAAGATCGCCTAAAActggattattattttcctaGGCATGTAATGCTGACTCCTAGAACGTCTCTTCAACTTCTGAATTTGTTCTTCTCACATACAGGAAAAGCTCTGGATCATGTCCTTAATCACAGCTTTCAGCTCAATGCCAGGATGCGtccacttttcacattttcagcgGCTCAACTTTTCCCTCAGAGTCTAACCTGGGTCGACTTTCTTCTGTTAGTCTGGCTGGAACAATATTAGAAGAAGCAGCTGAGTAATAATAGAAGAACTAGCAGTTAGAAAATGCTGAGTCACTGGTTACTATagagattttctttcatttttggaGGGGGAGCCCACAGCACCACTACTTTCATCAAATAGAGTTTGAGCCTCAAAGAAGTTGCTGGGCAAAGTTAATATGTCCTAACAGAAATTTGTGACGCATCAATCTACAAATATATAGTAGCCacatatgtaatttttaaatgtttctacatCTATGATAGACCACATTCTGTGAGAAAATGTTACTATGTAAGAAGTTTAAAGTTTCTGAATGCTTCCTGGATGCTATGAGCACAAATTCCAGTCATACAGCTggactattttttttccaggcatGTTATGCTGATACCTAGAACGTCTCTTCACCTTCTGAATTTCTTCTTTACCACACACAGGAAGAGGTCTGGATCACGTCCTGAAACACAACTTTCAGCCCGGTGCAGGGATGCGTCCAGACTCAAAAAAGAAAGTCGTTCTGATCACTGATGGAGATTCTATGGACAAGACAGAAATTCCTGCACAGAATCTGAAAGACAGTGGAATCGAGATCTATGTTATTGgtaacatttgttttctgtgtggaTAATTCAGTTTCATTAGTTAAAGAAAAGCACATTACCAACAAGAAGTTGTTCTTCTTAGATCAGTACTATAACGGTGCACATTTTTTATAGGTGTGGGCCATCATGTTCACAGTCAGCGTGCCATTAACCGATGGAGGACCATTGCTTCTGAAGACACAGAAAAtcatttatatcttttttcAACTTACCAATCATTCTATGATGCTGCTATCAATATATCCAGAAACCTCTGTCATGATGCTACCAATCTGGAAAAACAAGGtatgtatgtttaaaaatgtagtttgtttaaaagtcatgaaataataaaacataaatcccttaatctgtattttttaaaagtagataagtcagcaaaaaataaagctgttgaCAATCGAGATCTTGGTTCATTGGagttatttatggttttgtttatttttgtgttccTTAGTTTttgtcgtgttctgtgttttctgtgtgttaattttgagttttctgtgtccttgagtgtttTCGTTGTcctgtatttaatgccacctgtgtgtctgcgtctccgtcgggtcctcgtcgcgTGTTGTGTGATTTCTGTCAGCCCGTTCATTTGCCACGCTATCTTTCTGTTGCTACCGGTGTgagccctggtttccgctcAGCCGTGCCCCCAGAATCTTTGTGGactgttttttcaacatttttcagtatTAAAATTACCATCTTTACCtatcctgggtctgctgcgtctgcctcaccacatCCACCGCAACAATTCttgacagattttttatttctttcctctgGTGCTCAGAGGTGGTGCATGACAGCGTCTCTCAGATTTCCCCTTGGCTGTCTGCAATGTAGCCACAGCTAAACGACTGAACATAAATGGCTTTCAaatcctctggacttgataagcCCTATAAAAATGCAGGTGTTTTACCATAAACATGACTGTACAAGCTGAATGTACATTGCTTTTCTAAAACCTGCTGACATTTCATTCTTTGTTGTCAGGGCTGCAAGCTGATCAAACCAACTCAACAGGTAAACAGAttcatttcagctgtttttaaagtgacaggacacaacaaaagtcatttttctcatattatgaGGTCTATGTGTTAAATGGAAATTATTCTAGCTTTCTTCAACATAATTGAGTTTTTGCTATGTACTTGTAAAATTCCCACATAAATATTTGTCTTGTTAATGCGGAAGTATACTcaaaaatatcttgaaaatCTTTCTGAAGTAAAAGATTTTTATCTTCTAACTTTATATGATATGTATCTACTAGAATGTTGTATGATATACCTACATTTTAAGAGCCTTTTGAAAAATACCCCGATTTTCTTTCATCTAACATAAGTTtgcaaacatgcatgaaaaaaactgATGAGTTAATATCCAGTTAGTGAcaattttttcatcattttctaaACCAGGTTTCCCTAATGACGATTGAAGTCAGACATTCAGCAACTTTTAAATAGAATCTGATTAATACTGAGGCCAGCACTGTGTCACTTTGTCTCTTGTAATGTcaaattgtttgtgtttaattgattgaaaattttttaaaaagtaaaacctcaacatcaaacatttttttcttatttcttccaTATTCACTATACTGTATTGCAGGAGAACATAGCATGTTACATTATACTATCCTGTGTGTAACATACATTTTACTGTGCTAATAGTATAATATGGCATGTTACACCATGTGTGTAAAAATCATCGTACTGTACTGTCTCTATACATGAGCAAAgcatatatgtttttattaagacACAATTTTACATGTTTGGTTTTATAATGACCGAGTGTATCattatgtattttacttttatgcaTCTCATACACATATATGACATTTTATTGTGGTTCACAGTCTAGTATGTTGAAATTTATCATGAGACATAGTCAAGTGCGATTTATCACATTACACACAACATAGTATGATTTATGATATGACACATAGTTCAGTCTGGTTTATTTCATCATGACACAATATGATGTGATTTGCAATTAATGTTTAACAATAAACCGacttattttttacacaatggTTACcacaatgtatgttttttacACAAATGTTCTGCTATTTTTTATCATGAGACCACACTAAGCCATAGTGTGTCATGACCTTTCTAGTCTCAAAACAGTGTACTCCAACATAcactcactggccactttattaggtacccCTGTCCAACTGCTTATTAACACAAATGTTGAATTAGCCAATTACGGGGCAGCAACTCAATGCACTTAGGCATGTAGAAATGGCCAAGACtatctgctgcagttcaaactgagcatcagaaCGGAGAAGAAAGgtgatttaagtgactttgaacGTGGCAAGGTTGTTGGGGTCATACAGGCTGGTCTGAGTGTTGCAGATACTGCCGATTTACTGGGATTTTCATGCACAACCATGTCTGGGGTTTACAGAGAGTGGTCCGAATAAGAGAAAATATCCTCCTCCCTCCCGATGTGTTGACTTTCTGAAtccacaccacatgatttatatcaGAATGTCATAAACAGCGTTTTAAACAGCATCAAACCAGAGCAGCCCTAAAAGCCTACAAAACACCAGATGCTAACCATTTCttttccatacatgctaggctacatgacggtgcggcattgtctccatggttactaacGTTTAGACACGTACCTTCTACATAATGCAATGcctgaaatatttctaattatacttacttataaagtatatAAACGTTAAGacttcttaccttgtaaaaagaTTTTGCTGCCAGTCGTTATGATTGACGGCTGCTGTCAATGAGTTCCATCATGAGAGTGGTCCGAATAAGACCATCCATCATGGCCACATCTGTCCTCATTAAAAGttagacaataaaatgacatgtttgGTTTCTACCTGTCCTTGTCTATTTGCGCAGTCGGCCCCATTTCTAAAGTGAAATTAACTAAACAGAAGTGATATTAGACTACCGGCTGTCTGTTTTTGACAGGCTTTACTGGAGCGCATAGGTTGGTTTGATGTCCGTCATGGCGGAGCGTGACGTGTTCTGGACAGCGTGACGTCACCTGCAAAGAATCAATACTATGTGTGTACACACTTCACAtaataaaatccatccatccatccatccaccttcttccgcttatccgaggtcgggtcgcgggggtagcagcttcagaagggaggcccagacttccctctccccggccacttcttccagctcttccgggggaatcccgaggcgttcccaggccagccgagagacatagtctctccagcatgtcctgggtcttccccggggcctcctcccggtgggacgtgcccggaacacctcaccagggaggcgtccaggaggcatcctgaccagatgcccaagccacctcaactggctcctctcgatgtgaaggagcagcggctctactctgagtccctcccggatgactgagcttctcaccctatctctaagggagagcccagccaccctacggagaaaacccatttcggccgcttgtatccgcgatctcgttctttcggtcatgacccaaagctcatgaccatagatgagggtgggaacgtagatcgaccggtaaatctagagcttcgctttttggctcagctctctcttcaccacgacggaccggtacggcgcccgcttgacagcagacgctgcgccaatccgcctgtcgatctcccgctcccttcttcccccattcgtgaacaagatcccgagatacttaaactcctccacttggggcaggacaccccccctgacccggagaaggcactctacccttttccggctcaagaccatggcctcggatttggaggcactgatccccatcccggccgcttcacactcggctgcgaaccgctccagcgagagctgcagatcacgatctgatgaagccaaaaggaccacatcgtctgcgaaaagcagagatgagatcccaaggccaccaaatcggatcccctcaacaccttggctgcgcctagaaattctgtccatgaaagtgatgaacagaatcggtgacaaagggcagccctggcggagtccaactctcaccggaaacgagcccgacttactgccggcaatgcggaccagactctgacaccggtcatacagggacctgacagcccgtatcaaagggcccggtaccccatactcccggagaacccacaacagggctccccgagggacacggtcgaacgccttctccaagtccacaaaacacatgtagactggttgggcgaactcccatgcaccctccaggaccctgccaaGGGTGTAGAGCTgatccagtgttccacgaccaggacgaaagccacactgctcttcctgaatccgaggttcgactatccgacggaccctcctctccaggacccctgaatagaccttgccagggaggcttaagagtgtgacccctctataattggagcacaccctccggtccccctttttgaacagggggaccaccaccccagtctgccaatccaggggaactgcccccgatgtccatgcggtattgcagagtcgcgtcaaccaacacaaccctacaacatccagagccttaaggaactccgggcggatctcatccacccccggggccttgccaccgaggagctttttaaccacctcggcgacctcgcccccagagattggagagcccaacccagagtccccaggctccgcttcctcagtggaaggcatgttggtgggattgaggaggtcttcgaagtactctgcccaccgacccacaacgtcctgagtagaggtcagcagcacaccatccccactataaacagtgttggtgctgcaccgcttcccccccctgagacgccggatggtggaccagaatcgcctcgaagccgtgcggaagtctttctccatggcctctccaaactcctcccacgcccgagtttttgcctcagcaaccgcccgagccgcatgccgcttcgcccgccggtacccatcagctgcttccggagtcccacaggccaaaaaggcccaataggactccttcttcagcctgacggcatccctcaccgaaggtgtccaccaacgggttcgagggttgccgccgcgacaggcaccaacaaccttgcggccacagctccgatcggccgcctcgacaatggaggcacggaacacggtccactcagactccatgtcccccacctcccccgggacgtgttcgaagttttgccggagatgggagttaaagctccgtctcacaggggattccgccagacgttcccagcagaccctcacaacacgtttgggcctgccaggtctgaccggctttcgccctcaccaccggagccaactcaccaccaggtagtggtcagtggacagctccgcacctctcttcacccgagtgtccaagacatacggccgcagatccgatgaaacgatgacaaagtcgatcatcgaactgcggcctagggtgtcctggtgccaagtgcacatatggagaCCCTTATGCtggaacatggtgttcgttatggacaatccatggcgagcacagaagtccagcaacagaacaccgctcgagttcaggtcgggcgggccgttcctcccaaccacgcccctccaggtctcactgtcgttgcccacgtgagcgttgaagtcccccagaaGAACAaaggagtccc
Proteins encoded in this window:
- the LOC114158937 gene encoding collagen alpha-1(XII) chain-like yields the protein MDFYKVAFLLGAFICTGLRADQPHIAAGSLCEMSKVDIVMLVDGSESISNREFHEMKAFISQVVQNLPIGPNQVQIGLTQFSTYSKTELDLNSHDNNQTLLQAIDAIQHMKGLTKTGRGLDHVLKHNFQPGAGMRPDSKKKVVLITDGDSMDKTEIPAQNLKDSGIEIYVIGVGHHVHSQRAINRWRTIASEDTENHLYLFSTYQSFYDAAINISRNLCHDATNLEKQGLQADQTNSTGFPNDD